A DNA window from Stenotrophomonas sp. 57 contains the following coding sequences:
- a CDS encoding DUF2066 domain-containing protein, whose product MRRSLILTLLIALSLPVATMAQSGLRTEGDVATATGAYEAEVPVNSQAEADRNGALARALSVVLGKLSGDRNVMSRPGVVQALRNAKDYVASYDYKQDQSVSASGAPSFRTLLVARFREDDVDSLVSALGLPLWPQPRPKPVLWLAVDDGTGPRLVSVQQANAARPLLNRAIERGYKLGLPTGGAAEQALAGAIWRQDSAAVARASSRYSPPMQLIGKLYRANGGWQADWVFVDNGRELNKWTSKDANAMRAMAAGADGAADALVKRYAKAGVATGQAGTYRVVVTGINSADDYLRLAAGLREVPVVRNVTPLHASAGQLELSLEMTTGLAGFNRMLGDNGVLVPSATLPALPAPIDDTTGAPVAAPVSNEYRLR is encoded by the coding sequence ATGCGCCGCAGCCTGATTCTGACCCTGCTCATTGCACTGAGCCTGCCGGTGGCCACGATGGCCCAGAGTGGCCTGCGCACCGAGGGTGATGTCGCCACCGCCACGGGCGCGTACGAGGCCGAAGTGCCCGTCAACAGCCAGGCCGAAGCCGATCGCAACGGCGCCCTGGCCCGCGCGCTGAGCGTGGTTCTGGGCAAGTTGTCCGGCGATCGCAACGTGATGTCACGCCCCGGCGTTGTGCAGGCCCTGCGCAATGCCAAGGATTACGTGGCCAGCTACGACTACAAGCAGGACCAGAGCGTGAGCGCCAGCGGCGCCCCCAGCTTCCGTACCCTGCTGGTGGCACGCTTCCGCGAGGACGACGTGGATTCGCTGGTGTCGGCGCTGGGCCTGCCGCTGTGGCCGCAGCCGCGACCGAAGCCGGTGCTGTGGCTGGCCGTCGATGACGGCACCGGCCCGCGCCTTGTCAGCGTGCAGCAGGCCAATGCCGCCCGACCGCTGCTGAACCGCGCCATCGAGCGTGGCTACAAGCTGGGGCTGCCCACTGGGGGGGCTGCCGAACAGGCGCTGGCCGGGGCCATCTGGCGCCAGGACAGTGCCGCCGTGGCCCGCGCCTCGTCGCGCTATTCGCCGCCGATGCAGCTGATCGGCAAGCTGTACCGCGCCAATGGTGGCTGGCAGGCCGACTGGGTGTTCGTCGACAACGGCCGCGAACTGAACAAGTGGACCAGCAAGGACGCCAACGCCATGCGTGCGATGGCGGCCGGTGCCGACGGCGCCGCCGATGCGCTGGTCAAGCGTTATGCCAAGGCCGGCGTGGCGACCGGCCAGGCCGGCACCTACCGCGTGGTGGTGACCGGCATCAACAGCGCCGACGACTACCTGCGCCTGGCCGCCGGCCTGCGCGAGGTGCCGGTGGTGCGCAACGTCACCCCGCTGCACGCCTCGGCTGGCCAGCTGGAACTGAGCCTGGAGATGACCACCGGCCTGGCCGGCTTCAACCGCATGCTGGGCGACAACGGCGTGCTGGTGCCGAGCGCCACGCTGCCGGCACTGCCGGCGCCGATCGATGACACCACCGGTGCCCCCGTGGCCGCCCCGGTCAGCAACGAGTACCGCCTGCGATGA
- a CDS encoding DUF2238 domain-containing protein codes for MSSPALPTTASPTRYRFSGPKKLAFSAVLAVFALSWVQPLWPTEQALHSTLTVIGLAALLWVDRRGGWLGNGAFIAICGFIALHCVAARWLYSNVPYDAWAQALTGWSPNAAFGWQRNHFDRLIHFLFGVCFTPALLQLARHAWPALRLGQAFTLAVMTVMCASLVYEWFEWGIAMALSPDAAEAYNGQQGDMWDAHADMLMATVGSLLIWPLVRRSSP; via the coding sequence ATGTCCTCGCCTGCCCTCCCAACGACCGCCTCACCCACCCGCTACCGTTTCTCGGGCCCGAAGAAGCTGGCTTTCAGCGCCGTGCTGGCCGTGTTTGCGCTCAGCTGGGTGCAGCCGCTGTGGCCGACCGAACAAGCCCTGCACAGCACCCTGACCGTGATCGGCCTGGCCGCGCTGCTGTGGGTCGACCGTCGCGGTGGCTGGCTGGGCAACGGCGCTTTCATCGCCATCTGTGGCTTCATCGCCCTGCACTGCGTGGCGGCGCGCTGGCTGTACTCCAACGTGCCCTACGACGCGTGGGCGCAGGCGCTGACCGGATGGTCGCCCAACGCGGCATTCGGCTGGCAGCGCAACCATTTCGACCGCCTCATCCACTTCCTGTTCGGCGTCTGCTTCACCCCGGCGCTGCTGCAGCTGGCGCGCCATGCATGGCCGGCGCTGCGCCTGGGCCAGGCCTTCACCCTGGCGGTGATGACGGTGATGTGCGCCAGCCTGGTCTACGAGTGGTTCGAGTGGGGTATCGCGATGGCGCTGTCGCCGGATGCCGCCGAGGCCTACAACGGCCAGCAGGGTGACATGTGGGACGCGCACGCCGACATGTTGATGGCCACCGTCGGCAGCCTGCTGATCTGGCCGCTGGTCCGCCGGAGTTCCCCGTAA
- the purN gene encoding phosphoribosylglycinamide formyltransferase, whose product MNTSTRIAVLASGRGSNLQAILDAIGSGRLQAEVVGVFSDRPAAEALQRVDPGLRWAHAPKEFSDRAAYELALGDALAAVRPDWIVCAGYMRILGAAFVQRFDGRLVNIHPSLLPLHKGLDTHARALEAGDAEHGASVHLVVPELDAGAVLAQARVPVRTGDDAQALAERVLAVEHPLLIATLQLLCAGRLAEREGQPWLDGHPLFSPLALDSAGNLNR is encoded by the coding sequence ATGAATACCTCCACCCGTATCGCCGTGCTTGCCTCGGGCCGCGGCAGCAACCTGCAGGCCATCCTCGACGCAATCGGCAGCGGCCGCCTGCAGGCCGAGGTGGTCGGCGTGTTCTCCGACCGCCCCGCTGCCGAGGCACTGCAACGCGTCGATCCGGGCCTGCGCTGGGCACATGCGCCGAAGGAATTCAGCGACCGCGCCGCCTACGAGCTGGCTCTTGGCGACGCGCTGGCAGCAGTACGGCCGGACTGGATCGTCTGCGCCGGCTACATGCGCATCCTCGGCGCGGCCTTCGTGCAGCGCTTTGATGGCCGCCTGGTCAACATCCATCCGTCGCTGCTGCCACTGCACAAGGGCCTGGATACGCACGCCCGGGCGCTGGAGGCCGGTGACGCCGAACACGGTGCCAGCGTGCACCTGGTGGTGCCGGAGCTGGACGCCGGCGCGGTACTGGCACAGGCGCGGGTGCCCGTACGGACCGGCGACGACGCGCAGGCCCTGGCCGAGCGCGTGCTGGCGGTGGAACACCCGCTGCTGATCGCCACCCTGCAGCTGCTCTGCGCGGGTCGCCTGGCTGAACGGGAAGGACAGCCCTGGCTGGACGGTCACCCCCTGTTTAGCCCGTTGGCCCTAGATTCCGCCGGAAACCTGAACCGGTAA
- a CDS encoding AI-2E family transporter: protein MTLTPEAEIAQFLRRLKYILFAGLVGWVVWLLAPILTPFVMALALAWLGDPLVDRIEATGRSRMTGVVLVFAAMVLVIVALLLVLVPMIERQITTLIAVAPQAQAWLMEKGIPWFEQKTGLEVMQWLDPDRLIDWVRSHWQQAGGFATTFMGYVSRSGFAMVTWVVNILLLPILAFYFLRDWDKLVERVASVIPRNHIGTISALARESNDVLGAFIRGQFLVMLALGVIYAGGLSLVGLKLGLLIGLIAGLISFIPYLGATTGILMAIVAALVQAQGFDLKLLILVGVVFTVGQLLESYVLTPRIVGDKIGLHPVAVIFAVMAGGQLFGFLGMLLALPVAAVTNVLLRYAHQRYRQSELYVGEKPAIVLDGVVDQPHIIIPNDKGPDLK from the coding sequence ATGACTCTGACCCCGGAAGCGGAAATCGCGCAGTTCCTGCGCCGCCTGAAGTACATCCTGTTCGCCGGCCTGGTCGGCTGGGTGGTGTGGCTGCTGGCGCCGATCCTGACTCCGTTCGTGATGGCGTTGGCGCTGGCCTGGCTGGGCGACCCGCTGGTGGACCGCATCGAGGCCACCGGCCGTTCGCGCATGACCGGCGTGGTGCTGGTGTTCGCGGCGATGGTGCTGGTGATCGTGGCCCTGCTGCTGGTGCTGGTGCCGATGATCGAGCGCCAGATCACCACCCTGATCGCAGTCGCGCCGCAGGCACAGGCGTGGCTGATGGAAAAGGGCATTCCCTGGTTCGAGCAGAAGACCGGCCTGGAAGTGATGCAGTGGCTGGATCCGGACCGCCTGATCGACTGGGTGCGCAGCCACTGGCAGCAGGCCGGCGGCTTCGCCACCACGTTCATGGGCTACGTCTCGCGTTCGGGCTTTGCGATGGTGACCTGGGTGGTCAACATCCTGCTGCTGCCGATCCTGGCGTTCTACTTCCTGCGTGACTGGGACAAGCTGGTCGAGCGCGTGGCTTCGGTGATCCCGCGCAACCACATCGGCACCATCAGCGCGCTGGCGCGTGAGTCCAACGACGTGCTGGGCGCGTTCATCCGCGGCCAGTTCCTGGTGATGCTGGCGCTGGGCGTGATCTACGCCGGCGGCCTGTCGCTGGTCGGCCTCAAGCTGGGCCTGCTGATCGGCCTGATTGCCGGCCTGATCAGCTTCATCCCGTACCTGGGCGCGACCACCGGCATCCTGATGGCGATCGTGGCCGCGCTGGTGCAGGCGCAGGGCTTCGACCTGAAGCTGCTGATCCTGGTCGGCGTGGTGTTCACCGTCGGCCAGCTGCTGGAGAGCTACGTGCTGACCCCGCGCATCGTCGGCGACAAGATCGGCCTGCATCCGGTGGCGGTGATCTTCGCGGTGATGGCCGGTGGCCAGCTGTTCGGTTTCCTCGGCATGCTGCTGGCGTTGCCGGTGGCGGCGGTGACCAACGTGCTGCTGCGCTATGCCCACCAGCGCTACCGCCAGAGTGAGCTGTACGTCGGTGAGAAGCCGGCGATCGTGCTTGATGGCGTGGTCGACCAGCCCCATATCATCATCCCGAACGACAA
- the purM gene encoding phosphoribosylformylglycinamidine cyclo-ligase — protein sequence MTNTPSSAPSPLTYRDAGVDIDAGNALVERIKPLVKRSFRPEVMGGLGGFGALFDLSNKYREPVLVSGTDGVGTKLKLAHQLNRHDTIGIDLVAMCVNDVLVQGAEPLFFLDYFATGKLDIDTAAAVVGGIANGCTEAGCALIGGETAEMPDMYAPGEYDLAGFTVAAVEKSELKDGASVAAGDVLIGIASSGPHSNGYSLVRRIYDRAGRPADLELEGGVKLVDALMAPTRLYVKPILSLLKSHGEAIHGMAHITGGGLTENIIRVVPDGLGLDIQASSWTLPPVFQWLQKEGAVADSEMWRTFNCGIGFVLIVAPDQVAAVSEAVKAQGLEHWTIGQVVSAEGAERVHIG from the coding sequence GTGACCAACACCCCGTCTTCCGCCCCCTCCCCCCTCACCTACCGTGACGCGGGTGTCGACATCGACGCCGGCAATGCGCTGGTCGAGCGGATCAAGCCCCTGGTCAAGCGCAGCTTCCGCCCGGAAGTGATGGGCGGCCTGGGCGGCTTCGGCGCCCTGTTCGACCTGTCCAACAAGTACCGCGAGCCGGTGCTGGTGTCTGGTACCGATGGCGTGGGTACCAAGCTGAAGCTGGCCCACCAGCTGAACCGCCACGATACGATCGGCATCGACCTGGTCGCGATGTGCGTGAACGACGTGCTGGTGCAGGGTGCCGAGCCGCTGTTCTTCCTGGACTATTTCGCCACCGGCAAGCTGGACATCGACACCGCTGCGGCGGTCGTGGGTGGCATCGCCAACGGCTGCACCGAGGCCGGCTGCGCGCTGATCGGCGGCGAAACCGCTGAAATGCCCGACATGTATGCCCCGGGCGAGTACGACCTGGCCGGCTTCACTGTCGCCGCGGTCGAGAAGAGCGAGCTGAAGGACGGCGCCAGCGTGGCCGCCGGCGACGTACTGATCGGCATCGCCTCCTCCGGCCCGCATTCCAACGGCTATTCGCTGGTGCGCCGCATCTACGATCGCGCCGGCCGCCCGGCCGATCTGGAGCTGGAAGGCGGCGTGAAGCTGGTCGATGCGCTGATGGCGCCGACCCGCCTGTACGTCAAGCCGATCCTGTCGCTGCTGAAGTCGCACGGCGAGGCCATCCACGGCATGGCCCACATCACCGGTGGTGGCCTGACAGAGAACATCATCCGCGTGGTGCCCGACGGCCTCGGCCTGGACATCCAGGCCTCGTCCTGGACCCTGCCGCCGGTGTTCCAGTGGCTGCAGAAGGAAGGCGCGGTAGCCGACAGCGAGATGTGGCGCACCTTCAACTGCGGCATCGGCTTCGTGCTGATCGTCGCGCCGGACCAGGTGGCTGCGGTGTCCGAGGCGGTCAAGGCGCAGGGCCTGGAGCACTGGACCATCGGCCAGGTGGTCAGCGCCGAAGGCGCCGAGCGCGTCCACATCGGCTGA